One Alphaproteobacteria bacterium genomic window, ACACCTGGTTGAAAATGAGCCGTCTTTTCACCTTGCTTGTTAATGCCCATATCGCCTGTGGCAACGCCGATCACTTGATTTGATTCATTATAAAGAACCTCTGCCCCTGCAAAACCAGGATATATTTCAACGCCGAGGCTTTCAGCTTCACTCGCTAGGAATTTTGCAAGTTGGCAAAGGCTGATGATATAATTGCCCTTATTGTGCATTTGGGGTGGATTGGGGAGAGAAAAGATTTTGTCTTTGGTCATAAAGCCAAAGTGATCTTCAGTGACAGGACAGGTGAGGGGCGCTCCCTTTTCTTTCCAGTCGGGCATCAACTCATCAAGGGCTCTGGGTTCAAAGACAGCGCCAGAGAGAAGGTGGCCTCCGATTTCTGCAGCTTTTTCGATGAGGCAGACGGATAGATCTTTGTTGTGTGCTTTTGCCAATTTTTTCAGTTGAATAGCAGCTGATAGGCCTGAAGGGCCTCCGCCAACAATCAGCACATCAAATGCCATGACGTCTCGATCTGATCTAATGGATTGTGTCATAAAAACTCCCTGGCCTTTCCTTTGATTGTTTGTTATTGTATGAAAAAGGTCTTTATTAGGATATAAGAATTTGGTCGATACTGCTAGAAAAAATAAATTATTAGTCACCTCAGCTTTGGCTTGGATTCATGAGCAAGGTGTTGATGAAATTTGCACCGATGAACCTCTTTCCTGGATTGGGCGTCCTGCCTTTAAAGCGCCTGTTCAGAGCGAAAAGGTTGTGCAGCTTGATCCGGTTCGCTTCCAAAAGACCCAAGAAAAAGAAAGTTTTGTGGCATCAGACATATCTCCATCAATCTCTCCCACTGATGTTCAGGCGCCGCCGATTGAGACTGAGCAATATGATGTTCTACCAACAACGCATAAGAAGTTGATTGCTGAATGGGAGCAACTCGATATTCCTGCTGCGCGTACGGCGATGCATTTTGTGGCTCCTATGATGAAAACAAAGGCCAAAATTTTGATTATCGGCGAAACACCTTCAGCAGAAGAAGATCAAATGGGCGAAATCTATGCCGTGGGCGATCGAACGACTTTGCTTAAGAATATGCTGAATGCAATCTCTATGCCTTGGGATGATTGTGCTTTTGCTTATTTGATTCCGTGGCGGCCTCCGGGGAATCGGGAGCCATCATTGGCTGAAATTAAGGCATCTCTGCCTTATTTGCTTCGCTTTATTGAAATGGTGAAGCCTCAGTCGATTCTTTTGCTCGGCGGCATTGTGGGCAGAGCCCTGCTGGGTAAGGAAGAAGCGATCTCTAAGCTCATTGGTCCATGCTATTCTTTTTCAGAAGCTCAGATCTCCACTTATGTGATTCATAATTTGCAAACACTTTTGGCAACGCCTTTTTATAAAAAGCAAGCCTGGCAAGCTCTGTTGAAGTTATCACAGGCTTTGAAGGCGGAAAAGAAATGAGCTCATCAGAATCAAAGAGGTGCTGGATTATTGCTGACAATAAGGCTGGCATGATTAATCAAGCCATTGGCCTTGCTGAAGCTTTGGGTTATCCTTTTGAGATTAAAACAAATGGGCTTAAATGGCCTTGGAATTTGCTGACTCCCTTTGTTCGCTTGCCTTATTCATTCTGTCAATCCGAGGGAACAGATGAGCTAAAGCCTCCATGGCCAGATGTGATTATTACTTGTGGGCGGCAGAGTATTTTGCCAGCGCTGTGGGTTAAGAAGATGAGCAAGGATAAGGCTTTTCTGATTAAAATTCAAAATCCTCAAATCTCCCTATCTCTGTTTGATCTTGTTGTTACGCCTCAGCATGATTTGATCACGGGATCAAATGTGATTCAAACAATTGGATCACTT contains:
- a CDS encoding uracil-DNA glycosylase codes for the protein MVDTARKNKLLVTSALAWIHEQGVDEICTDEPLSWIGRPAFKAPVQSEKVVQLDPVRFQKTQEKESFVASDISPSISPTDVQAPPIETEQYDVLPTTHKKLIAEWEQLDIPAARTAMHFVAPMMKTKAKILIIGETPSAEEDQMGEIYAVGDRTTLLKNMLNAISMPWDDCAFAYLIPWRPPGNREPSLAEIKASLPYLLRFIEMVKPQSILLLGGIVGRALLGKEEAISKLIGPCYSFSEAQISTYVIHNLQTLLATPFYKKQAWQALLKLSQALKAEKK